Proteins encoded within one genomic window of Brassica rapa cultivar Chiifu-401-42 chromosome A09, CAAS_Brap_v3.01, whole genome shotgun sequence:
- the LOC103841447 gene encoding CASP-like protein 4C1, with the protein MRSPHDFRNGESPTYRDRTHFHSTVAAQKLRRFNSLILLLRLASFSFSLASAVFMLTNSRGSGSPHWYDFDAFRFAFVANAIVAIYSVFEMGVCVWEFSRETTLWPEAFQVWFDFGHDQVFSYLLLSAGSAAAALARTMRGGDTCTANKAFCLQSDVAIGLGFAAFLFLAFSSCLSGFRVACFLITGSRFHL; encoded by the exons ATGCGCTCGCCGCATGACTTCCGCAACGGTGAATCTCCGACTTACCGAGACCGTACTCACTTCCACTCCACCGTCGCAGCTCAGAAGCTCCGTCGCTTCAATTCCCTGATCCTTCTCCTCCGCTTAGCCTCTTTCTCCTTCTCCCTCGCCTCCGCCGTCTTCATGCTCACCAATTCCCGCGGCTCCGGTTCGCCTCACTGGTACGATTTCGACGCTTTCAG ATTCGCGTTCGTGGCAAACGCGATCGTGGCGATATATTCCGTGTTCGAAATGGGAGTTTGCGTTTGGGAATTTTCAAGAGAAACGACGTTATGGCCTGAAGCGTTTCAGGTGTGGTTCGACTTTGGTCACGACCAG GTGTTCTCTTACCTGTTGCTATCGGCAGGATCGGCTGCAGCAGCATTAGCTAGAACGATGAGGGGAGGTGACACGTGTACGGCCAACAAAGCCTTCTGCTTGCAGTCAGATGTAGCCATTGGCTTAGGCTTTGCTGCTTTTCTGTTCCTAGCCTTCTCTTCTTGCTTATCTGGTTTTCGAGTTGCTTGTTTTCTCATTACAGGCTCTCGTTTTCACCTTTAG
- the LOC103841446 gene encoding methionine--tRNA ligase, chloroplastic/mitochondrial: protein MAARLNTSLQNTLSLLNPFNTLLTKKPFSSRNSFRFSKKLPSSPRRALYCTSSLESHENPDTFVLTTPLYYVNAPPHMGSAYTTIAADSIARFQRLLGKKVIFITGTDEHGEKIATSAAANGRNPSEHCDLISQSYRTLWKELDIAYDKFVRTTDPKHEAIVKEFYDRVFANGDIYRADYEGLYCVNCEEYKDEKELLENNCCPVHQMPCVARKEDNYFFALSKYQKPLEEVLSQNPRFVQPAYRLNEVQTWIKSGLRDFSISRALVDWGIPVPNDDKQTIYVWFDALLGYISALTEDNEQQNLDTAVSLGWPASLHLIGKDILRFHAVYWPAMLMSAGLNLPKMVFGHGFLTKDGMKMGKSLGNTLEPFELVQKFGPDAVRYFFIREVEFGNDGDYSEDRFIKIVNAHLANTIGNLLNRTLGLLKKNCESTLVVDSTVAAEGVPLKDTVEKLVEKARTNYESLSLSTACEAVLEIGNAGNAYMDQRAPWMLFKQGGVSAEAAAKDLVIILEVMRIIAVALSPIAPCLSLKIYSQLGFSNDQFNSITWDDTKWGELKEGQVMAQASPVFVRIELEAAEKDEEEKKKPKDSKKKGKAKVKVEQQPQTVTEA, encoded by the exons ATGGCGGCCAGGTTAAACACTTCGCTTCAAAACACCCTCTCTTTGTTAAACCCTTTTAATACTCTCCTCACTAAGAAACCATTCTCTTCGAGAAACAGCTTTAGATTCTCCAAAAAGCTCCCTTCTTCCCCGAGGAGAGCTCTCTACTGTACCTCCTCCCTCGAAAGCCATGAAAACCCCGATACTTTCGTCCTCACCACTCCTCTTTATTACGTAAATGCCCCTCCCCACATGGGCAGTGCCTACACCACCATCGCCGCCGATTCAATCGCCCGTTTCCAG AGGCTGCTTGGCAAGAAGGTTATCTTTATCACCGGAACAGATGAGCATGGTGAGAAGATAGCTACCTCAGCAGCTGCTAACGGACGCAATCCTTCCGAGCATTGTGATCTCATTTCTCAATCTTATCGAACTCTTTGGAAAGAACTCGATATAGCTTATGATAAGTTCGTCAGAACCACTGATCCTAAGCATGAAGCTATCGTGAAAGAGTTCTATGATCGAGTTTTCGCCAACGGGGATATATACAGAGCTGATTATGAAGGTCTTTACTGTGTTAACTGTGAGGAATATAAG GATGAGAAAGAGCTGCTTGAAAACAATTGTTGCCCTGTTCATCAAATGCCATGTGTTGCGAGGAAAGAAGATAACTACTTCTTTGCTCTATCGAAATATCAGAAACCTCTTGAGGAAGTTTTGTCTCAGAATCCTCGTTTCGTGCAGCCTGCGTACCGTTTAAATGAG GTGCAAACTTGGATAAAGAGTGGCTTAAGGGATTTTTCCATATCTCGAGCATTAGTAGATTGGGGGATTCCTGTTCCTAATGACGATAAGCAAACCATATATGTTTGGTTTGACGCTCTACTAGG TTACATATCAGCTCTAACAGAGGACAATGAGCAACAAAATCTAGACACTGCCGTTTCATTAGGCTGGCCTGCTTCATTGCATTTGATCGGAAAG GATATTCTAAGATTTCACGCTGTCTATTGGCCTGCTATGTTAATGTCTGCTGGTCTGAACCTTCCAAAGATGGTGTTTGGCCATGGATTTCTCACAAAG GACGGAATGAAGATGGGGAAATCATTGGGGAATACTCTAGAACCTTTTGAGCTGGTTCAGAAGTTTGGACCAGATGCTGTTAGGTACTTCTTCATCAGGGAGGTTGAATTTGGAAACGATGGAGACTACTCAGAAgaccgttttataaaaattgtCAATGCACATCTTGCCAACACAATAG GAAACCTCCTTAACCGTACTCTTGGCCTTCTCAAGAAGAACTGCGAGTCCACTTTAGTAGTAGATTCCACCGTTGCAGCCGAAGGAGTTCCTTTGAAAGACACAGTGGAGAAGCTG GTTGAAAAGGCACGGACAAACTATGAGAGCCTGTCATTATCAACGGCGTGTGAGGCTGTATTAGAGATTGGGAATGCAGGAAACGCCTACATGGATCAAAGAGCACCTTGGATGCTTTTCAAACAAGGTGGTGTCTCAGCAGAAGCTGCAGCCAAg GATCTGGTGATTATACTGGAAGTTATGAGAATCATAGCAGTTGCGTTATCCCCCATTGCTCCTTGCTTAAGCTTGAAGATATATTCACAGCTTGGATTCTCAAATGATCAGTTCAATAGCATAACATGG gATGATACCAAGTGGGGAGAGCTAAAGGAAGGTCAAGTTATGGCGCAAGCAAGTCCTGTTTTTGTAAGAATCGAGCTGGAAGCAGCagagaaagatgaagaggagaagaagaagccaaaggATAGTAAGAAAAAGGGTAAAGCTAAGGTCAAAGTAGAGCAACAACCTCAGACTGTAACAGAAGCATAA
- the LOC103841448 gene encoding uncharacterized protein LOC103841448 isoform X1 has translation MGEKEKKSKKKKNKDSKSSPDISFKPSSDVKGLKFGGQIIVKSFTIRRAKTLELLKLLSLPSPSSPPLLSTAAYIPTNFTILAHQAWHTLTLGLGTRKSKVVVFVFESEEMKTAVAAAVGGLWPSEIPLGEVNKKMIRKLKNWEMARFKFRKGCLTFYVYAVRNAGNEGFAAAEDLKVILQAVVALKDFMDHTAMLVMPHQKAINYSSCPPFAMAH, from the coding sequence ATGggagaaaaagagaagaaaagcaagaagaagaagaacaaagatAGCAAATCCTCGCCGGACATCTCCTTCAAACCTTCTTCCGACGTCAAAGGCCTCAAGTTCGGCGGCCAGATAATCGTCAAATCATTCACAATCCGGCGAGCAAAAACACTCGAGCTCCTAAAACTCCTCTCCCTCCCTTCTCCCTCATCACCTCCGCTTCTTTCCACGGCGGCGTATATTCCGACAAACTTCACGATCTTAGCTCACCAAGCGTGGCACACACTAACCCTCGGACTAGGAACAAGAAAGTCCAAAGTAGTGGTCTTCGTGTTCGAATCCGAGGAGATGAAGACGGCGGTCGCGGCGGCGGTGGGAGGACTATGGCCGTCGGAGATTCCGCTCGGTGAAGTGAACAAGAAGATGATCAGAAAGTTAAAGAACTGGGAGATGGCGAGGTTCAAGTTCAGGAAAGGATGCTTAACGTTTTACGTATACGCCGTGAGAAACGCCGGAAACGAAGGTTTTGCGGCGGCGGAGGACTTGAAGGTAATTTTACAGGCGGTGGTGGCTTTGAAAGATTTCATGGATCACACGGCGATGCTAGTAATGCCCCACCAGAAAGCTATTAATTACAGTTCTTGCCCTCCTTTTGCCATGGCTCACTAG
- the LOC103841448 gene encoding uncharacterized protein LOC103841448 isoform X2 has translation MGEKEKKSKKKKNKDSKSSPDISFKPSSDVKGLKFGGQIIVKSFTIRRAKTLELLKLLSLPSPSSPPLLSTAAYIPTNFTILAHQAWHTLTLGLGTRKSKVVVFVFESEEMKTAVAAAVGGLWPSEIPLGEVNKKMIRKLKNWEMARFKFRKGCLTFYVYAVRNAGNEGFAAAEDLKEIGEEATLKVSVEHWFSQQCGQTNRYFTN, from the exons ATGggagaaaaagagaagaaaagcaagaagaagaagaacaaagatAGCAAATCCTCGCCGGACATCTCCTTCAAACCTTCTTCCGACGTCAAAGGCCTCAAGTTCGGCGGCCAGATAATCGTCAAATCATTCACAATCCGGCGAGCAAAAACACTCGAGCTCCTAAAACTCCTCTCCCTCCCTTCTCCCTCATCACCTCCGCTTCTTTCCACGGCGGCGTATATTCCGACAAACTTCACGATCTTAGCTCACCAAGCGTGGCACACACTAACCCTCGGACTAGGAACAAGAAAGTCCAAAGTAGTGGTCTTCGTGTTCGAATCCGAGGAGATGAAGACGGCGGTCGCGGCGGCGGTGGGAGGACTATGGCCGTCGGAGATTCCGCTCGGTGAAGTGAACAAGAAGATGATCAGAAAGTTAAAGAACTGGGAGATGGCGAGGTTCAAGTTCAGGAAAGGATGCTTAACGTTTTACGTATACGCCGTGAGAAACGCCGGAAACGAAGGTTTTGCGGCGGCGGAGGACTTGAAG GAGATCGGGGAAGAAGCAACATTGAAAGTTTCTGTGGAACACTGGTTTAGTCAACAATGTGGACAAACCAACCGTTACTTTACTAATTAG
- the LOC103841449 gene encoding glucan endo-1,3-beta-glucosidase has translation MAKAPPSISLLLLLSAAVFLTLPAAISSIGVNYGTLGNLPPPTQVANFLKTQTSIDSVKIFNVNPDIIRAFAGTGISVVVTVPNGDIPALANGVQARRWVSANILPFHPQTKIKYISVGNEILLSGDDNMIKNLLPAMKNLNAALVRAGVKDVKVTTAHSLNIIAYELNGAPSSGRFRPGWDKGVLAPILAYHRQTKSPFMVNPYPYFGFDPKNVNFAIFRSPYKAVRDPLTGKVYTNMYDTLMDSTYSAMKALGYGDVDIVVGETGWPSACDAPWCSLENAAWFNLNIIKRAQGQGTPLMPNKRFETYIFGLFNEEGKPGPTAERNWGLFRSDFSPVYDVGLLRKEQGGGGGVRPAPALPAPTAGGTWCVAKSEATDAQLQGNIDWVCSQGGVDCKPIQTGGACFDPSSVRSQASFVMNAYFQRNGRTDGSCNFSGTGVIVGNNPSNGACKY, from the exons ATGGCGAAAGCGCCACCGTCaatctctctcctcctccttctctccGCCGCCGTATTCCTCACCCTCCCCGCCGCTATCTCCTCCATCGGCGTCAACTACGGCACTCTCGGAAACCTCCCACCACCGACTCAGGTGGCGAACTTCCTCAAGACTCAGACTTCGATAGATAGCGTCAAGATCTTCAACGTAAACCCTGATATCATCCGTGCCTTCGCCGGTACCGGAATCTCCGTCGTCGTCACCGTCCCTAACGGTGATATTCCGGCGTTAGCTAACGGAGTACAAGCTCGTCGGTGGGTTTCTGCTAATATTTTGCCGTTTCATCCTCAGACAAAGATCAAGTATATCTCTGTCGGAAATGAGATTCTGCTCTCCGGAGATGATAACATGATCAAGAATCTTTTACCGGCGATGAAGAATCTTAACGCTGCTTTGGTTCGTGCTGGTGTCAAAGATGTTAAG GTTACAACCGCACACTCACTTAACATCATAGCCTATGAACTGAACGGTGCACCAAGCAGCGGTCGATTCAGGCCTGGCTGGGATAAAGGCGTATTGGCTCCAATCCTAGCTTATCATCGTCAGACCAAGTCTCCGTTCATGGTTAACCCTTACCCTTATTTCGGTTTCGACCCCAAAAACGTCAACTTCGCCATTTTCCGCTCACCGTACAAGGCGGTCCGTGACCCATTAACCGGAAAAGTCTACACAAACATGTACGATACTCTCATGGACTCGACTTACTCAGCCATGAAAGCTCTTGGCTACGGTGATGTTGACATCGTCGTTGGTGAGACGGGCTGGCCTTCTGCCTGCGATGCACCGTGGTGCTCTCTTGAAAACGCGGCTTGGTTCAACCTCAATATCATTAAACGTGCACAAGGCCAAGGAACACCTCTCATGCCTAACAAACGGTTCGAGACTTACATTTTCGGTTTGTTTAACGAAGAAGGCAAGCCCGGTCCAACTGCAGAGAGGAACTGGGGGCTGTTCCGGTCAGATTTCTCTCCCGTTTATGATGTTGGGCTCCTCAGAAAAGAAcaaggtggtggtggtggcgtcCGTCCAGCACCAGCATTGCCTGCGCCTACTGCTGGTGGTACATGGTGTGTGGCTAAGTCGGAAGCCACTGATGCGCAGTTGCAAGGGAATATTGACTGGGTTTGTAGTCAAGGAGGCGTTGATTGTAAACCGATCCAAACCGGTGGTGCTTGCTTTGACCCTAGCAGTGTGAGGTCACAAGCGTCTTTCGTGATGAACGCTTATTTCCAGAGAAACGGTCGCACTGACGGGTCATGTAATTTCAGTGGAACCGGAGTCATCGTAGGGAACAACCCAAGCAATGGTGCGTGTAAGTACTAA
- the LOC103842310 gene encoding LOW QUALITY PROTEIN: triosephosphate isomerase, cytosolic (The sequence of the model RefSeq protein was modified relative to this genomic sequence to represent the inferred CDS: deleted 2 bases in 1 codon; substituted 2 bases at 2 genomic stop codons), translated as MTTSKSDKRRWLKHIQKTKLNGTAEEVKKIVNTLNEAQVPSQDVVEVVVSPPYVFLPLVXSTLRSDFFVAAQNCWVKKGGACWVKKGGAFTGEVSAXMLVNLDIPWVILGHSERRALLNESNEFVGDKVAYALSQGLKVIACVGETLEQQEAGSTMDVVAAQTKAIADRVSNWSNVVIAYEPVWAIGTGKVASPAQTQEVSCFLCVYDELRKWLAKNVSDDVAATTHIIYREVNNK; from the exons atgACAACGTCAAAATCAGACAAAAGAAGATGGCTGAAACATATTCAGAAAACTAAACTA AACGGAACTGCTGAGGAGGTGAAGAAGATTGTCAACACTCTTAACGAAGCTCAAGTACCTTCCCAGGATGTCGTTG AGGTTGTGGTTAGCCCTCCATATGTGTTTCTTCCTCTTGTTTAGAGCACATTAAGGTCTGACTTCTTTGTCGCGGCTCAAAACTGCTGGGTTAAGAAAGGAGGTGCCTGCTGGGTTAAGAAAGGAGGTGCCTTCACTGGTGAAGTCAG TGCGTAGATGCTTGTGAACTTGGACATCCCATGGGTTATCCTTGGTCACTCTGAAAGGAGGGCACTCCTCAATGAATCAAACGAG TTTGTTGGAGACAAGGTTGCCTATGCACTTTCTCAAGGTTTGAAAGTGATCGCTTGTGTT GGTGAGACTCTTGAGCAGCAAGAGGCTGGGTCAACCATGGATGTTGTGGCTGCCCAGACTAAAGCTATAGCTG ATCGCGTGTCGAACTGGTCAAATGTTGTCATAGCCTATGAACCAGTGTGGGCCATTGGAACCGGAAAGGTCGCTAGCCCAGCCCAAACTCAGGAAGTAAGTTGTTTTCTATGCGT GTATGATGAGCTTAGGAAATGGCTTGCAAAGAACGTGAGTGATGATGTGGCTGCTACAACCCACATCATATACCGAGAGGTAAACAATAAATAA
- the LOC103841451 gene encoding probable serine/threonine-protein kinase PBL1 isoform X1, producing the protein MGSCLSSRVNNKSSGLYDLHLSSVQSSSSAAHRREGEILSKANVKSFTFNELKLATRNFRSDSVVGEGGFGSVYRGWIDETTLTPTKSNSGLVIAVKRLNPDGFQGHREWLTEINYLGQLSHPNLVKLIGYCLEDEQRLLVYEFMHKGSLEDHLFTTAGVKCKPLSWTLRVKVALDAAKGLAFLHSDPVKVIYRDIKASNILLDSDFNGKLSDFGLARDGPMGETSYVSTRVMGTFGYAAPEYVSTGHLNARSDVYSFGVVLLEILSGRRALDHNRPAREHNLVDWARPYLASRRKVLLIVDSRLESQYKPEEAVRLASIAVQCISSEPKSRPTMDQVVRALIQLQESMVKPAKVEPGKDTKKVVGLRTEDKYQKKGFNKKTVGL; encoded by the exons ATGGGTTCTTGCCTCAGCTCTCGTGTCAATA ATAAGAGCAGTGGTCTCTACGACCTCCACCTCTCGAGTGTTCAATCGTCATCATCAGCGGCTCACAGGAGAGAAGGAGAGATACTCAGCAAGGCGAACGTCAAAAGCTTCACCTTCAACGAACTTAAACTCGCGACCAGAAACTTCAGATCGGACTCTGTTGTCGGAGAAGGCGGGTTTGGTTCTGTCTATAGAGGTTGGATCGATGAGACGACTCTCACTCCGACCAAATCTAACTCCGGTCTTGTAATTGCTGTCAAGCGGCTTAACCCTGATGGGTTCCAAGGTCACCGAGAATGGCTG ACAGAGATTAACTACTTGGGGCAGTTAAGTCACCCGAACTTAGTTAAACTGATTGGTTACTGCTTGGAAGATGAGCAAAGACTACTTGTGTATGAGTTTATGCACAAGGGTAGTCTTGAGGATCATCTCTTCACAA CAGCTGGTGTGAAGTGTAAGCCGCTATCTTGGACTTTACGGGTTAAGGTTGCGCTTGATGCAGCTAAAGGTCTAGCGTTTCTTCATAGTGACCCTGTTAAAGTTATATACCGAGACATCAAGGCCTCTAACATCTTACTTGACTCG GACTTCAATGGAAAACTTTCGGACTTTGGGTTAGCGAGGGACGGTCCAATGGGAGAAACAAGCTATGTTAGTACAAGGGTCATGGGGACATTTGGCTATGCTGCTCCTGAGTATGTGTCCACAG GTCACTTAAATGCTAGAAGTGACGTGTACAGTTTCGGAGTTGTTCTTCTGGAAATACTATCTGGAAGGCGAGCGTTGGACCATAACCGACCAGCCAGGGAGCACAACCTTGTGGACTGGGCTAGGCCGTACCTCGCAAGCAGGCGAAAGGTTCTACTAATTGTGGACTCTCGTCTTGAGTCACAGTACAAACCTGAAGAGGCAGTGAGATTGGCAAGCATTGCTGTGCAGTGCATCTCGTCCGAACCTAAGTCTAGACCGACCATGGACCAAGTTGTTCGAGCCTTGATACAGCTGCAGGAAAGCATGGTTAAACCGGCCAAAGTTGAGCCCGGTAAAGATACGAAGAAGGTTGTGGGATTGAGAACTGAAGACAAGTACCAGAAAAAGGGTTTTAACAAGAAGACTGTTGGTTTGTAG
- the LOC103841451 gene encoding probable serine/threonine-protein kinase PBL1 isoform X2, with protein MGSCLSSRVNNKSSGLYDLHLSSVQSSSSAAHRREGEILSKANVKSFTFNELKLATRNFRSDSVVGEGGFGSVYRGWIDETTLTPTKSNSGLVIAVKRLNPDGFQGHREWLTEINYLGQLSHPNLVKLIGYCLEDEQRLLVYEFMHKGSLEDHLFTTGVKCKPLSWTLRVKVALDAAKGLAFLHSDPVKVIYRDIKASNILLDSDFNGKLSDFGLARDGPMGETSYVSTRVMGTFGYAAPEYVSTGHLNARSDVYSFGVVLLEILSGRRALDHNRPAREHNLVDWARPYLASRRKVLLIVDSRLESQYKPEEAVRLASIAVQCISSEPKSRPTMDQVVRALIQLQESMVKPAKVEPGKDTKKVVGLRTEDKYQKKGFNKKTVGL; from the exons ATGGGTTCTTGCCTCAGCTCTCGTGTCAATA ATAAGAGCAGTGGTCTCTACGACCTCCACCTCTCGAGTGTTCAATCGTCATCATCAGCGGCTCACAGGAGAGAAGGAGAGATACTCAGCAAGGCGAACGTCAAAAGCTTCACCTTCAACGAACTTAAACTCGCGACCAGAAACTTCAGATCGGACTCTGTTGTCGGAGAAGGCGGGTTTGGTTCTGTCTATAGAGGTTGGATCGATGAGACGACTCTCACTCCGACCAAATCTAACTCCGGTCTTGTAATTGCTGTCAAGCGGCTTAACCCTGATGGGTTCCAAGGTCACCGAGAATGGCTG ACAGAGATTAACTACTTGGGGCAGTTAAGTCACCCGAACTTAGTTAAACTGATTGGTTACTGCTTGGAAGATGAGCAAAGACTACTTGTGTATGAGTTTATGCACAAGGGTAGTCTTGAGGATCATCTCTTCACAA CTGGTGTGAAGTGTAAGCCGCTATCTTGGACTTTACGGGTTAAGGTTGCGCTTGATGCAGCTAAAGGTCTAGCGTTTCTTCATAGTGACCCTGTTAAAGTTATATACCGAGACATCAAGGCCTCTAACATCTTACTTGACTCG GACTTCAATGGAAAACTTTCGGACTTTGGGTTAGCGAGGGACGGTCCAATGGGAGAAACAAGCTATGTTAGTACAAGGGTCATGGGGACATTTGGCTATGCTGCTCCTGAGTATGTGTCCACAG GTCACTTAAATGCTAGAAGTGACGTGTACAGTTTCGGAGTTGTTCTTCTGGAAATACTATCTGGAAGGCGAGCGTTGGACCATAACCGACCAGCCAGGGAGCACAACCTTGTGGACTGGGCTAGGCCGTACCTCGCAAGCAGGCGAAAGGTTCTACTAATTGTGGACTCTCGTCTTGAGTCACAGTACAAACCTGAAGAGGCAGTGAGATTGGCAAGCATTGCTGTGCAGTGCATCTCGTCCGAACCTAAGTCTAGACCGACCATGGACCAAGTTGTTCGAGCCTTGATACAGCTGCAGGAAAGCATGGTTAAACCGGCCAAAGTTGAGCCCGGTAAAGATACGAAGAAGGTTGTGGGATTGAGAACTGAAGACAAGTACCAGAAAAAGGGTTTTAACAAGAAGACTGTTGGTTTGTAG
- the LOC103841452 gene encoding F-box/kelch-repeat protein At2g22050-like: MSHPPPLSSLPDDIVLRCLALVPRMYHLNISWVSKDLRSLVRSPELNLLRSTLRSLHLCFQEDHSDNNSSFHWFTLNEAEHGLVLNPTPFPSHPSYGSSSTVAVGSNIFFMGGSREPSTDLWILDTRSGNITKGPSMSVARVGRTTAVGVIHGKIYVMGGGEVNEEMQVEVFDPETETETTWELAGVEKVRKISRCSATVEGKVYMVEYDETNVYNPRGGEGERMVRTERFTDMAHSVCVVEDVLFAFFTRAGLMWFDTKINVWRRLVGPDGKDLVLSRVKGMSEYHDGRLVVFNYIFATDDNGLWDVNEVNKNVQCMLVSLDRAGDKICGTIDWSGIVAAVPVWFNFLHCLPVSQ; encoded by the coding sequence ATGTCCCATCCTCCTCCTCTTTCTTCCCTGCCTGACGATATCGTTTTGAGATGCTTGGCCCTTGTCCCAAGGATGTATCACCTAAACATCTCATGGGTCTCAAAAGACCTAAGGTCCCTTGTTCGCTCTCCTGAGCTCAACCTCTTGCGATCCACCCTCCGCTCCCTCCATCTATGTTTCCAAGAAGACCACAGCGACAACAACTCATCCTTCCACTGGTTTACTCTCAACGAGGCGGAGCATGGGTTAGTTCTGAACCCAACTCCCTTCCCTTCTCATCCTAGTTACGGTTCTTCTTCAACCGTCGCAGTGGGGTCAAACATCTTCTTCATGGGCGGCTCTAGAGAACCTTCCACGGATCTATGGATCCTTGATACACGCTCTGGAAACATTACTAAGGGACCAAGCATGAGCGTGGCTCGAGTAGGTCGCACAACAGCCGTTGGCGTAATCCACGGGAAGATATACGTGATGGGAGGCGGAGAGGTTAACGAAGAGATGCAAGTTGAAGTTTTCGATCCCGAGACCGAGACCGAGACCACTTGGGAGCTTGCGGGGGTGGAGAAGGTGCGTAAGATTTCACGGTGCAGTGCCACGGTGGAGGGGAAGGTTTATATGGTGGAGTACGACGAGACTAATGTGTACAATCCGAGAGGAGGCGAAGGAGAACGGATGGTTCGTACGGAGAGGTTCACTGATATGGCGCATAGCGTGTGTGtggtggaggatgttctctttgcTTTCTTTACCCGGGCTGGGTTGATGTGGTTTGATACCAAGATTAATGTGTGGAGAAGATTGGTCGGTCCAGATGGGAAGGACCTGGTTCTCTCACGTGTGAAGGGGATGTCGGAATATCACGACGGAAGGCTTGTGGTTTTTAACTACATTTTCGCAACTGACGACAACGGCTTGTGGGATGTAAATGAAGTTAACAAGAATGTTCAGTGTATGTTGGTTTCACTGGATAGAGCTGGAGACAAGATTTGTGGGACTATCGATTGGTCTGGTATTGTGGCTGCAGTCCCAGTTTGGTTTAATTTTCTGCATTGTTTACCTGTTTCCCAGTGA
- the LOC103841453 gene encoding 16 kDa phloem protein 1: MAVGILEVDLISGKGLKRSEFFGKIDPYVEIHYKGQTRKSSVDKDGGRNPTWNEKLKWRAEFPGSGGDYKLIVKVMDHDTFSADDPIGEATIYVKELLEMGVEKGTAELRPTKYNVVDTDLSFVGEILLGVSYSVMQDRGMDGEEFGGWKHSQFD; encoded by the exons ATGGCTGTGGGAATCCTAGAGGTTGATCTGATCAGTGGGAAAGGTCTCAAACGATCTGAATTTTTTG GTAAGATAGATCCTTATGTTGAGATCCATTACAAAGGACAAACCCGCAAAAGCAGCGTTGATAAag ATGGAGGTAGAAATCCTACATGGAATGAGAAACTGAAATGGAGAGCAGAGTTTCCTGGCTCCGGTGGCGACTACAAACTCATCGTCAAAGTCATGGACCATGATACTTTCTCCGCCGACGATCCCATCGGCGAAGCCAC AATATACGTGAAAGAGTTATTGGAAATGGGAGTGGAGAAAGGAACGGCTGAGCTAAGGCCGACCAAGTACAACGTTGTTGACACCGATCTCTCATTTGTCGGCGAGATTCTCCTTGGAGTTTCTTACTCTGTTATG CAAGACAGAGGAATGGATGGAGAAGAGTTTGGTGGATGGAAGCATAGCCAGTTTGATTAA